CTGCTGGTCCGAACACGCGGGCTCCTGTGCAAAAGTCGAACACGACGCAGCGGAGCCGGTGCACGAGCCTCCTGACCAGTAGCACCCTTGCTGCGAGTAGCACTCGACTTGATACAAGGCAGCACAACTCCACGCGCTGCCCGTACAGCTGCTGCTGTCGCTACAGCCCGGGGTCGTGATGCATGCACTGCCCGCTGCCGCGCACGGAAGCGGCGTGCCGCTGCAGACGGGGGTCCCGCCGCCGCCGCTGCCGCCCGAAGCACTTCCGGCGCTTCCACCTCCGGCGTCGAAGCCACCGAAAGCGCCAAACCCGCCGCCACCTTGGCCACTCGATGCGCCTGTGGAAGCCTGGCCGCCGTTTGATCCAGGCGAACCACCGCCGCCCGAACATGCCAAACACGTTGCTACCGTCGCTACTCCAAGCGCACGGCGCAACCACCGATCATAGTTCATATGAGCACTCCTGTTTGAGAGCGCCCCGCGTCGGCTAGTGCTCGAGCGTTCGTCTCCAACCGACGTCCGCCGCGTGGCGCACTCGGATGGATTCATGGGGAGTCGCGCGAGAGCACGACGCCCCTTCGGCCACCGTCTTGCTTCGGTTGCGCCCTTTCGAGCACGACGCTGCGGTTCTGGTGGGAATCGCAGACGCAGGACTAGGCGAAGGGGTTCTTCACCACCACGCCACCATAGTCTTGGCCGTCGCTCAGATCCTCGGTGTGGAGCACAGTGCTGCCCAGCGCTCGCGCCGCCTCGATGATGGCCGCATCCCAGTACGAGATCTGATAACGCTCTTTGCTGGCAAGTGCCGCCTTCATGACAGTGAGGGTGAGCTCCTGGGCTGGGTAGCGAAGGAACGACTCGATGAGCAACACTGCCTGCTCGTGAGAGAGCGCGTCCGCTCGACTCGCGCGGGTTGCTTGGACGTAGAACTCCTGCAACACCTGCACCGAAAGGCAGAGATCGTCTCGCTCGAGCAACGCCCGCGCGCGCTCTGCCTTGCTCTTTTCTGACGGGTGTGTGCTTACCGCGTAGAGCAAGACATTCGTGTCAACGAACTCCATCAGCGCCGATGCACCTGTTCGCGGCTGAGTCGATCACCTGCCCGGAAGCTCTTCAGCGAAGCAATCACTTCGGATTGAAGCCGCTTCCGCCGCTCGAAATCCGACTCTTCCTCCGCAAAGCGCGTCAGGAACTCGCGGACCACCGCGCTGACGGACGTGTCGCGTTCTGCGGCCTTGATGCGCGCGCGGCGATACAGCTCGTCCGGCAGTGTTACTGTGATGTTCTTCACGGATTCACAGTAACACTCGGCTCGCCGTCGCGCTACCCCTTCTTCGGTGGCCCTTTCGGCGGTGGCGGAGGCGGGCCCTTTGGCGCACCTCCGCCCGGCGGCTTGGGCGGCGGGACCTTGGCGCGCATCGCCTTCTCTTCTTTGTCGACGCGCGCGCAAGCCGCTTTGTCGGAGTGACGACGGCAGAGCTCGCGGTCCATGGACAGTTGGCGACGAGCGTCTTTCAACTGCTTGAACAGCGCCGAAGCTTGGCGACACGAGTTCTCGATGGACTTGTCGGCGACTTGGCCGGGCCCGACCATGATGCGGCAGCGGCGTTCGTAGAGTTTGGCGAGATCTTCGGGGCTCTTCTTGCCGCCGACGCCCTTCTTGTACAGCTCAGCTGCGTCGTAGCAGCCGTCGCTGGGGTAACTTGGCGTCGCCGGGCACGCCTTCTCGAAAAGTTCCAGCGCGCGTGCGTCGTCCTTCTTGCCAAGCTCCCCGCTGTGAGCCATTCGTCCCAGCTCCACGCAGGCCGCGTTGCTACGTAGATTGTTGCATGCGTGGTCCAGGAACTTGCCGGCACCTTCGGCGTCCTTCGGTCCGGCCGCGCCCGTGCGCATCAGCTTGCCCGCTTCGACGCAGGCAGAGCTGTAGTTGCGCTCGCAGGCGGCCTTGAACAGCTTCAGGGCCTCGGCCGGATCCTTCTTCACGGCCTTGCTATCACTCGCCAAGTGCGTCGCGAGCTCCACGCACATGTTGGTGCGGCCCAGGGCGCACTGCTGTTTGAGGGTCGCAATGCCTTTCTCGGGGCTCGCCAGGGTGCCGCTGCCCTCGATGTAGCGCTTGGCGAGCTGGCTACAACCGTAGCTGTTGCCAAGCTTGCACGCGCGCTCGGTGTAGCGGAAGGCACTGGTCGGCGACGGCTTGAAGGCCTTCGGGTCGTCGCTGAGCATGGGTCGCTCGGCGGCGGACGCGAGCGCCAGGCAAGCGCCGGCATAGCCGCCGGTGCATGCTTTCGAGTACAGCTCCCGTGCTGCCGTGCGGTCTGCATCCTCACCGCGCGTCAGCGCGCTCGCGAGCATGTTGCAGCTCGCCAAGTGACCGCCATCGCAACCCTTGCGGTAGAAGGCAGTGGCGGCCTTCTCCGCTTCTTTGCGCTTCTCAGGGTCGATCCTCGCAGTCTTGGTCTGCGGGTCCCTGACCATGACTTTGCGATACTGTCCGACCGCGGCGTTGTAGCAGCTCTGCGCGCTGCCCTTTTCGCACTGCGCCTCACACTCGGCGGTGTCCGAGTCCTTGCACTGGTAGGCGTCGGCCGCGGATTTGCGGATGCACACGCCCTTCTTGTCGAGCACGTAACCGGTGCTGCAGGGATTGGCCGTCTCCTGCCCATTGCCGGCGTGCTCCTCGCCTTCGTCGCCGCCTTCGTCGTTGCCAGCCTTCGCCACGACGGGCGCCAACTGCAGCTGCACCAGGTTTTCGCAGTCCTTCGGCGGGGCT
This genomic stretch from Polyangiaceae bacterium harbors:
- a CDS encoding PIN domain-containing protein; the protein is MEFVDTNVLLYAVSTHPSEKSKAERARALLERDDLCLSVQVLQEFYVQATRASRADALSHEQAVLLIESFLRYPAQELTLTVMKAALASKERYQISYWDAAIIEAARALGSTVLHTEDLSDGQDYGGVVVKNPFA
- a CDS encoding tetratricopeptide repeat protein → MSTVKQARAAIEKSRTLVLCTAAAWMTLSCGSATPGSVVRPDDPTASEALGKEGVPGKDCTAVSEHARPFLADWDTEHRADLEAAMKAGIAIVHYGCDGIKVLNDCKAEGEYAYASIPPASEERIIEENSDLAATIPLSAAEISAEMSQGLRLKLKYALVGRKGAPLPELERARLKGSCDGATHFVRAALLGAFEFGTATEGSVKGGAKVLGAGAEGSSRSARKMNRSAGALSACKAGSDEAPPKDCENLVQLQLAPVVAKAGNDEGGDEGEEHAGNGQETANPCSTGYVLDKKGVCIRKSAADAYQCKDSDTAECEAQCEKGSAQSCYNAAVGQYRKVMVRDPQTKTARIDPEKRKEAEKAATAFYRKGCDGGHLASCNMLASALTRGEDADRTAARELYSKACTGGYAGACLALASAAERPMLSDDPKAFKPSPTSAFRYTERACKLGNSYGCSQLAKRYIEGSGTLASPEKGIATLKQQCALGRTNMCVELATHLASDSKAVKKDPAEALKLFKAACERNYSSACVEAGKLMRTGAAGPKDAEGAGKFLDHACNNLRSNAACVELGRMAHSGELGKKDDARALELFEKACPATPSYPSDGCYDAAELYKKGVGGKKSPEDLAKLYERRCRIMVGPGQVADKSIENSCRQASALFKQLKDARRQLSMDRELCRRHSDKAACARVDKEEKAMRAKVPPPKPPGGGAPKGPPPPPPKGPPKKG